A single genomic interval of Monodelphis domestica isolate mMonDom1 chromosome X, mMonDom1.pri, whole genome shotgun sequence harbors:
- the AKAP4 gene encoding A-kinase anchor protein 4, with product MSDDIDWLHSRRGVCKVDLYSPTGQQDQDRKVICFVDVSTLNVDDKDNKEGGGPSSEGELDLESLEEKEIIVIKDTEKLDQSKTEGSVCLFKQAPSDPISVLNWLLNDLQKYALGFQHALSPSSSSCKHKVGDLEGGYRSHPNKDNCYSVYADELSMDYMANNPHNLRLEMAAAKNTNNNQSPSSPPAKSPSTQRAVISPDGECSMDDLSFYVNRLSSLVIQMARKEIKEKLEGGSKCLHHSIYASTGDKGKNSPRSAVSKIASEMAHDAVEVTSAEMRSPGDLDHKDRKTFLYSELSNKSKGGSDKQMCQRDSKEFADSISKGLMVYANQVASDMMVSVMKTLKVHSSGKPIPACVVLKRVLLKHTKEIVSDLIDSCMKNLHNITGVLMTDSDFVSAVKRNLFNHGKQNAADIMEAMLKRLVSALLGEKKETKSQSLAYASLKAGTHDCKNKNQTGLEFSAMKAEMMKGGGKDKGKMKPDQCKSLTSAEKVSEHILKESLTMWNQKQTGGQTKCHASTKVGPCREEKREKISPSTDSLAKDLIVSALMLIQYHLTQQAKGKDGLEEPVIEQPASTMAYSMTQGGHYEKCGSGQSAKALSMKHLESRSTAQCAGPSTSPKELDTQKLDMSNIVLMLIQKLLSESPFSLEEQCEGESKRAESKSKVSSCTSKRSDRGEEHFQDHQEFDFISGMKQVNRQFVDQLVESVMKLCLIMAKYSNNGAGLAELEEQAGANPANFRASSNSRCAQDAMMSHSYHESPGPEVIVNNQSSTSNLQKQLQAVLQWIAASQFNVPMLYFMGDEDGQLEKLPEVSAKAAEKGYSVGDLLQEVMKFAKERQLDEAVGNMARKQLLDWLLANL from the exons ATGTCTGATGATATTGACTGGTTACATAGTCGTAGAGGGGTCTGCAAGGTTGATCTCTACAGCCCAACAGGACAACAAGATCAGGATCGAAAAGTG ATTTGCTTCGTTGATGTATCAACCCTCAATGTAGATGACAAAGACAACAAG GAAGGAGGAGGACCTAGTTCAGAGGGAGAACTGGACCTGGAAAGTCTGGAGGAAAAGGAGATAATTGTCATCAAGGACACAGAGAAATTAGATCAGTCTAAA ACCGAAGGATCTGTGTGCCTTTTCAAACAAGCACCTTCGGACCCTATCAGTGTCCTCAATTGGCTCCTTAACGACCTCCAGAAATACGCTCTTGGCTTCCAGCACGCTCTGAGCCCCTCATCCTCGAGCTGTAAGCACAAAGTTGGGGACCTTGAAGGTGGGTACCGTAGTCATCCTAATAAAGACAACTGCTACAGTGTCTACGCTGACGAGCTGAGCATGGACTACATGGCAAACAATCCCCACAACCTGCGCCTGGAGATGGCCGCAGCCAAGAACACCAACAACAATCAGAGTCCTTCAAGCCCCCCGGCTAAGTCACCTAGCACACAGAGAGCTGTCATATCCCCTGACGGGGAATGTTCCATGGATGACCTCTCCTTCTATGTCAACCGTCTGTCCTCCCTTGTGATCCAGATGGCTCGCAAGGAGATCAAGGAGAAGCTGGAGGGAGGAAGTAAATGCTTGCACCACTCCATCTATGCCTCCACAGGAGACAAAGGCAAGAACAGCCCCCGAAGTGCAGTCAGCAAGATTGCCTCCGAAATGGCCCACGATGCAGTTGAGGTGACTTCTGCTGAGATGCGTAGCCCTGGAGACCTTGATCACAAGGACCGGAAAACCTTCCTATACAGTGAATTATCCAATAAGAGCAAGGGAGGATCTGACAAACAGATGTGCCAGAGAGACAGTAAAGAGTTCGCCGACTCCATCAGCAAAGGCCTGATGGTATACGCCAACCAAGTGGCCTCTGACATGATGGTCTCTGTCATGAAGACCCTGAAAGTACATAGTTCTGGCAAGCCCATCCCAGCCTGTGTCGTGTTGAAGAGAGTCCTGCTAAAACACACCAAAGAGATTGTATCTGATTTAATCGATTCCTGCATGAAAAACTTACATAATATCACTGGTGTCCTGATGACTGACTCCGACTTTGTCTCTGCTGTAAAAAGAAACCTGTTCAACCATGGCAAACAGAATGCAGCTGACATCATGGAGGCTATGCTGAAACGTCTAGTCAGTGCCCTCcttggggagaaaaaagaaacaaaatctcaGAGTCTGGCCTATGCATCATTGAAAGCCGGAACCCACGATTGTAAGAACAAGAACCAGACTGGCCTTGAATTTTCTGCCATGAAAGCCGAGATGATGAAAGGGGGGGgaaaagataaagggaaaatGAAGCCTGACCAATGTAAATCCCTGACCAGTGCTGAGAAAGTCAGCGAACACATCCTCAAAGAAAGCCTTACTATGTGGAACCAAAAACAAACTGGTggccagaccaagtgccatgccagCACCAAAGTAGGCCCCTGCcgtgaagagaagagggagaagatcaGCCCTTCCACGGATTCCTTGGCCAAGGATCTGATTGTCTCCGCCCTGATGTTGATCCAGTACCATCTGACCCAGCAGGCCAAAGGCAAAGATGGTCTTGAAGAACCTGTCATTGAACAACCTGCATCTACAATGGCCTACAGTATGACCCAGGGTGGCCATTATGAGAAATGTGGCAGTGGCCAGAGCGCCAAGGCACTCTCCATGAAACATCTGGAATCACGAAGCACTGCTCAATGTGCTGGCCCATCCACTTCACCCAAAGAGCTAGACACTCAAAAATTGGACATGTCCAACATTGTTTTGATGCTCATCCAGAAGCTCCTGAGTGAGAGTCCATTCAGCCTGGAGGAGCAATGTGAAGGTGAGAGCAAACGGGCCGAGTCCAAATCCAAAGTCTCTTCTTGTACATCAAAGCGGTCCGATAGGGGTGAGGAACACTTCCAAGATCATCAGGAAtttgattttatcagtggaatgAAGCAAGTCAATCGTCAGTTTGTTGACCAACTGGTCGAATCTGTGATGAAACTGTGCCTTATCATGGCCAAGTACAGCAACAATGGGGCAGGCCTGGCTGAACTAGAAGAACAAGCCGGAGCCAACCCTGCTAATTTCCGGGCCAGCAGTAATTCCAGATGTGCTCAGGATGCCATGATGTCCCATTCATATCATGAAAGCCCTGGACCCGAAGTCATTGTTAACAACCAGTCTTCTACCAGTAACCTGCAGAAGCAGCTCCAAGCTGTACTCCAATGGATTGCTGCTTCACAATTCAATGTACCCATGCTCTACTTTATGGGAGATGAGGATGGTCAGCTTGAGAAG CTTCCAGAGGTGTCAGCCAAGGCTGCTGAGAAAGGGTACAGTGTTGGAGATCTCCTCCAAGAGGTCATGAAGTTTGCCAAGGAAAGACAACTTGATGAAGCAGTGGGGAACATGGCTAGAAAACAACTGCTGGACTGGCTGCTCGCTAATCTGTGA